GCGCCCAGACCTACCCGGCGCGACCCGTGACCTGGATCGTGCCTTTCGCGGCAGGCGGCCCCACCGATGCCCTGGCGCGGGCCATGGCGGAGAGAGTGGCACGCGAACTGGGCCAGCCGATCATCATCGACAACGCACCGGGCGCCGGCGGCACCGTGGGAGCCGCGAAGGCATCGCGCGCCGCGGCCGACGGCTACACCATGCTGGTCGGGCACATGGGCTACATGGGCGCCGCGCCCGCCCTCTACAAGAAGCTCGCCTACGACCCGGTCAAGGACTTCGCGCCGGTGTTCCGTTTTCCTGATACGCCCTTGGTGCTGATGGTGCGCAAGGAGCATCCAGCGAAGGACATCAAGGCGCTGGTCGACTTCGGCAAGGCCAACCCGGACAAGCTCTTCATCAGCAATGCCGGCGTCGGGTCGAGTTCGCACCTCATCGCGGCCTTGTTCGCCGCCTCGGCCGGCATCCGGATCTCGCAGGTTCCGTACAAGGGCGCGGGGCCGGCGCTGATCGACGTGATCGGTGGGCAGGTCGACGGCATCTTCGACCAGACCAACACGGCCATGCCGCAGATCAAGGAGGCCAAGGTCCGCGCACTGGCCGTGACGTCCAAGGTCAGGCTTGCCCAACTGAAGGACGTGCCCACGCTGAGCGAAACCGTGCTCCCGGGCTTCGAGGCTTCGACCTGGTACGGCATCTACGCGCCCAAGGGCACGCCGCAGGCGGTGCTCGACAAGGTGCAGCAGGCCTACTTGAAAGTGATGAGCGACAAGGCGTTCACCGACCGCCTGGCCGAGCAGGCCATACAGATGCTGCCGCCGGAGCAATACACCGGCGCCGCGCTCGGCAAGCACACCGAAGCGGAGGTGGCGCGCTGGAAGGCCGTGGCAGCCAAGGCCAGCATCTCGCTGGACTGATGCGATGACTGCCACGCGCATCGAGCACGATGCATTCGGGCCGGTCGAGATTCCGGCTGGCCGGTACTGGGGTGCGCAGACACAACGCGCCGCGGGCGTGTTCGACATCGGCACCGAGCGGTTTCCCGTCTGCCTGCTGCACGCGTTCGGACTCCAGAAGATCGCGGCGGCGCGGGCCAACGCACGCTGCGGCGCACTCGATGAGGCACTGGCCGAAAAGATCATTGCCGCCGCTGAAGAGCTGTCGTGCGGCCTGTTCGACGATCACTTCCCGCTCACGATCTGGCAGACCGGTTCGGGGACCCAGACGAACATGAATGCCAACGAGGTCATCGCGAACCGCGCCAACGAGTTGCTCGGGCGGGCACTCGGCACGAAGTCGCCGGTGCATCCCAATGACCATGTGAACGCATCGCAATCGTCGAACGACAGCTTCCCGACCGTGATGCACATCGCAGCCGCAATGGAGTTGACCGGACGCCTGATCCCCTCGCTCGTCGTGCTGAAGGACGCGCTGGCGGAACGCGCGAGCGCCTTCGCCGATGCGGCCAAAGTTGCGCGCACGCACCTGATGGATGCCGTGCCGATGACGATGGGCCAGGCGTTCGAGGCGTTCGCATGGCAGGTGGGCAATGGAATTGCGCGACTGCAGGACGCCTTGCCGCGGCTCCTGGTCGTTGCCCAGGGCGGTACGGCGGCGGGAACCGGACTCAATGCGCCGCAGGATTTCGACGTTCTGTTTTGCGAAGAGATCGACAAGCTCACGGGCCTCCAGTTCAAGCCGCATCCGTGCAAGTTCGAGGGCATGTCGGGCCACGATGCGCTGGTGGAGCTGTCAGGGGCCTTGAACGTGATCGCAACATCGCTGATGAAGATCGCCAACGACATCCGCTGGATGGGATCGGGTCCGCGCTGCGGCATCGGCGAACTGGTGGTGCCCGATGACGGGTTGACCTCATCGATCATGCCCGGCAAGCGCAACCCGACCATCGCGGAGGTGGTGGCCCAGGCGGCCATGCAGGTTGTCGGAAATCACGTGACGGCGACGATGGCCGGCGCCTCGGGCAACTTCGAACTCAACGTGGCCAAGCCGGTGCTGATCCACAGCGTGCTTCAGTCCATGCGTGTGCTGGCGGACAGCTCGCGCGTCTTTGCGAACAAGCTGGTGGCCGGCCTGGACATCGATCGCGAGCGCCTCGCATCGAACCTGGGCAATGCGTTGCTGTCCGTAACGGCGCTCAACCCGGTGCTCGGCTACGACAAGGTGGCGCGCATCACGCGAACCGCCGTGGAGCGGCGCATTGCTCCACGCGAGGCAGCCATCGAACTGGGCTACTTGAGTGCTGAGGCGTACGACCGCCTGGTCGATCCGCTTCGCATGGCCAGAGGAAAAATCTAGCGCATTGGCGCGGGAGCGTGCGAGCCGCGGCCGCATCTTTCGGATGCTGGCTGTCGGACGAGTCCTGCTCACTCGCAGCCCGTTTGGGTTCAAAGTCGGTGTCTCAAAAGTCCGTCGGATCGGAGATCGAAGAGACGATGATCCGCCACGTAGGAGACACCATGGAAGCGCCAAAGGAACCACCATCGATCTCGCCGCTCGCGGCATCGCCTATGGCGTCACAAGCCAGCGGCAATTGCCGGTTGCATCGCGGCGCCTGCGGATTCGGCCAGGCGCTGCGCCACGGCATTCAGGAGCGCGCCAGCAAAGCCGCCACGCGCCCGTGCATCGGTGCGGGCGCTGGTCACGACCCGTGGCCGTGAACTCCAGGCAACGCTGCAGCCGGCATCGACCAGCGCATTCACCAGGGCGACGTCCTCGCTGCACGCGAGGTGCCTGAACCCGCCGACACGAAGATACGCCGCCGCCGAGACGCCAAGGTTTGCGCCATGCACATGGCGATGAGATTCGCAGTCGAAATAGGTCTCCTGGAAATGTGCCTCGAGCAGCGCTGCATGGCGGCCGTGAGGCGACCAGTCCAGCACGGACACCGTTCCGCATACGACGTCTGTCTGAAGAGATAGTTGGGCCGCCAGCCAGTCTTCGGAGACCAGCGTGTCGGCATCGGTGAACGCCAGCCATCTCGCGCCCCTTGCCAGCAGAGCCTTCGCACCCACGGCCCGGGCCATTCCGACATTTCGCGCGCGAATGGTGACGGTCATGGCGCCACAGCTGGACGCCAGGATGCCTGTGGCGTCCGCGCAGTCGTCCAGCGCCACGATCGTCTCCACGGGCTCTCCCATCAGTGCGGGGTGCTGCGATGCGATGCGCACTGAAGACAGGCATCCGCGGATGAGTTGCTCTTCGTTGTGCGCCGGGATGACGATACCTAGCATGGTCGAGCCCTCGTGCCGTTGTAGATCGGATTGCCTGCCAAGCACCGAAGATAGAGAGCCGCCCGCACACGCCACGTCAGGAGAAGCGCGGCGGGCCTGTAGGCGACAGACATCCGGGTCCGACGAAGAAAAACAGCCGCTCGAAGCGGGCGGCTGGACTACGTGCGGGCCACTGCACGGGTGCTAGAAGTCGATCTTCCAAATTCAGGAGCGCACCCATGGCAGCATCAAAGAACGGCAAGTCAAAGGCGGCAGGCTCGCCGACTTCGCCAACCCCGGCGTCAGCGAAGGAAGTAAAGCCCAACCTGCATCAGCAGAGCCACGAGACGCAACGGTACGGGGAAATCATCAAGCTCCCCAACGGACTGTCGGAGAAGGTCTGCAAGCAAAGCGTGGCGCTGCTGAACCAGTGCCTGGCCGACACGATCACGCTGCGCGACATGTACAAGAAGCATCACTGGCAGGTAGTGGGCCCGACCTTCAACCAGTTGCACCTCATGTACGACCAGCACTACGAAGGCCAGGTGCTGCTGGTGGACATCGTTGCCGAACGGATTCAGCTGCTTGGCGGCGTTGCGCTCGCCATGGCGCCCGACATCGCCGAAGCCACCAAGATCGCCAGGCCGCCGCGCGGGCGCGAACCGGCTGCCGTGCAATTGCGCCGGCTGGCCGAAGCCCATGAGCAGATCATCATCTCGGCGCGCGACGCGGCCGAGCAGGTCGACAAGTCCGGCGACGCCGGCAGCAACGACGTGTTCGTCAGCAATGTGCTTCGCACCAACGAACTGCAGGTGTGGTTTCTGACCGAGCACCTGGTCGCCGCTTCGCCGGTGACTGCCTGACGCCGACCGGTGGTGCCAAAGGCTCCGTGCGATAGCCACTACTTCACATGTCTGAACCCGCGCTCGCCGATGCCTTGCGGCAACTGCAGCTTCGCTACGGTTGCGACCTCGCGCTGAAGCATCTGGTCGACGCGGGTATCGACGTGCTTCCAAAACCGGGCGCCGGCCAGACCCTGGCGCGCTGGCGTGTGCTGGCCGATGTGGCGGCCCATGACCTTTCGTTGGTGAAGCTGTTCGAAGGGCATACCGATGCTCTCGCCATCCTCGCCGAACTCGGCGCCGCGTCGGCCGCACCCGCGGGTGCGCGCTGGGGCACCTGGTGCGCGGAGCCGCCCGACGCGCGCGTAGTGCTCGACGCGGCAGAGGGCCATCGCGTTCGCCTGACCGGCACCAAGGCCTGGTGCTCGGGCGCCGCAAGCGTGAGCCACGCCGTCGTGAGCTGCTGGAACGCGGCCGGCGAACCGTGCCTTGCGGCTGTGGCCATGGATCAGCCCAACGTACGTGTGACCAGCAATGGCTGGCATGCCGTCGGCATGGCAGCGAGCGCCAGTGTCGATGTGCGGTTCGACCGCGCGGTGGCCACGCAGATCGGGCGGCCCGGCGACTACGTGAACCGCGCCGGCTTCTGGCAGGGTGGCGCCGGCATCGCGGCATGCTGGTTCGGCGGCGCGTTCGGCATTGCGCGCGCGGTTCATCAGCGCGCGGGACCGGCGCCAGACGCCCATCGCCTCGCGCACATTGGCGCCATCGAAGCGGCCTTGACCGCGGCCGCTGCGCAACTGCGAGAGGCCGCAGCCTGGATCGACCGGCACCCTGAAGACAACGCACAGCGCATCGCCTTGCGCGCACGCCTCGCCGTCGAGCAGGCGGCCAACGACGTCATGCACCACGCCGGCCGCGCGGTCGGCGCCGGCCCGCTGTGCCGTGACCCGTACTTCGCCCGTGCGATGGCGGACCTGCCCGTGTTCCTTCGCCAGAGCCACGCCGAGCGCGATCTTGCGGCGCTCGGCCAGCTCGCCGTGAACGAGAAAGAGGAGCCTTCGTCATGGGCGCTGTAGCACGCCGCGCCATTCGGGGCGAGGGCACCACCGAGATCGAGTGGAGCCGCTGGCCCGGCCTTGCACGCCTGCCCGCGATCGCGCCGCAAGAGCTGGTTCCGCAAAGCGCACGCGCCGTGGTCGTCGCGCCCCACCCCGACGACGAGGTGCTCTCGGTCGGTGGCCTGCTCGCGCTATTGGCCGACTGCGGCAGGCCCGTTGAAGTGATCGCCGTCACCGACGGCACTGCCAGTCACCGCGGCTCGACCGAATGGCCCGTCGAACGGCTCGCGCGGACCCGGCCGCGGGAGAGCCGAAAGGCACTGCACTGCCTGGGCCTGGCCATCGAGCCCGCACGGCTGGGCCTGCCCGACGGCGGCCTGAAGGGGCTGCGCGCCTTGCTCGCGGCCGAGCTCGTGTCCCTGCTCCGGCCCGGTGACGTGGTGTTCACCACATGGCGCCAGGACGGCCATCCCGACCACGAAGCGACTGGCGAGGCCTGCGCGCTGGCGGCCGCAAGCACGGGCGCCCGGCTGGTGGAAGTGCCCGTCTGGGGCTGGCACTGGTCCCGCCCCGGCGATGCGCGCATGCCCTGGCAGCGCGCCTTTCGGCTTCCGCTGAGCGAAGAGGCCGTGCGGCGCAAGCGCATGGCAGTCAAGGCTTTCACCAGCCAGTTGCAGCGCGATGCGTCCACCGGCTCGGGCCCGGTGCTTCGCGCCACCACCGTCCAGCGCGCGGCGCGCCCCTTCGAGGTGGTCTTTCTTTGAGCAGCGGCAATGAATGACCAGCGGCCCTATTTCGAATCGCTCTACGCGGCCAGCGAAGACCCCTACGCGCTGCGCCACCGCTGGTACGAGGCTCGCAAGCGGGCGCTGCTGCTGGCCGCCTTGCCGCAGGAGCGCTACCGAAGCGGCTACGAGCCCGGCTGCGGCACCGGCGAACTCACGCTCGCCCTTTCGCAACGCTGCGACCACCTGCTGGCAAGTGACTTCTCGGCGCATGCCGTGGACATTGCGCGCAAGCGCACCGGCGGGCTCGCCAACGTGCACGTCGCACACCACGTGCTGCCTGCCGACTGGCCGCGCGAGGCCGGCCGCTTCGACCTCATCGTGCTGAGCGAACTGGGCTACTTCCTCGACCACAACGACATGCACCTGCTGGCCGCCCGCTGCCAGGACACTCTGGAGGCCGATGGCACCCTGGTGGCCTGCGACTGGCGGCCTGATTTCGCACAGCGCAGGCTTCCCACGCAGGAAGTACACGGCGCGCTGGCCTCGCTCGGCCTGGCACGCCTGGTGTTCCACGAGGAAGACGATTTCGTGCTCCAGGTCTGGACACGCGATGGCCGCTCGGTAGCTGAGCGGGAGGGCATCCGGTAATCGGCGGCGTCGTTGTCCGGTATCGCAGCCCTCTGCTCCAGCTCGGCGAGTTACCTTTTGCCTGGCAACCGGAAGTGCCGGTGGACGAGGGCTCGAAAACCGACCATCGTCCTTCTCGCTGCTTCGAAGAACACCCGCATTGGCAGCGGAAAGTCATTCGCCCTTTGCCGTTGGCGCGGGCGCTTCCGTGTGCATGACACATCGCCAGGCATCGCCGTCACGGATCCACGTCGACGTGTCCGTCATGTGCTGCTCCACCTTTTCGGACTTTCCTCTCGGCGACAGAATCTGATGGACTTTGTAGCTCAGGACAGCGGCTCCATCGCTGGGGAAGGTGGCCTCCATCTCGCTCAGCGAGAACGATTTGACGACCATGGTTCCTTGCTCTGCCATTTTTCGGTAGCCAGCATGGTCAAACTTCATCGAGCCATGAGAGCTCACCATGAAGGCTGGCTCATGCAACAACTCGATGGCCGTGTCCGTGTCGGTGTCCACCATCGACTGCCAGAATTTCTTTTCAAGAGCGAAGAGCTCGCGGCTGTTGTCTTGCATGGGCGTCTCCTGATGCTTTGGGAAGGCAACGATCGAGTCACCATGGATTCTGCGATGCAGGGTCATCTGCAGAGTTGCGGTCAGCTACTTCCTACGAAATCGCGGTGGTGTTTTCGTCGCCCGGTCGAACAACGCCTGGAGTTCCCGAACCGAATAGGGCTTGTGCAGGAGTTCGAACTCCCGGCCAAGGTCACGACATCCGAAAAGACCAGATCAAAGTTGGCGTTCTGCTGCTCCAGAATCTTCAGCGCCTCGGCTGCGCTTGCTGCACGCGTGTCTGGATGACCCAGATAGCCAGCCTTCGCCGGATTTCCGGCAATTCATTGAAAGTGTTTCGCCGTTTCGCTGCTTTTCATGCGCCTGCTCAGCCATGACACTGACTCGCAGAGAGTCCGCGACACGACGGACTCTGGTAGTTCAAAAACGACTGGAGACTAAAAAATGAGCACGATTTCCCGCAGCCGCATGCGCGCGGTCCTGGTTGGCTGCGCCTATATCTTTGCTATCGCCATTGCGCCGTCTTCGGCGTTCGCCGAAGCCAATGCGAGCGACGCCCCAGTGGCGAAGCCAGAGCTCTATGCAGAACTGGATGCCGCCGGCGTCGGCGGCATTACCCAGTTGGGCAACGGCCAGATCGTGATCGGCTACCACCCCTTCTACTCACCGACAGTGCAGGTCGCCTTACTGAACAAGGACCGCAAGTCCACAACGCCCTATCCAAGTGCCGAATGGCAGAGTTGCAAGAACCCCGACGGCAGCTGGAAAAAGGAATTCGACCACTGCCTCGACTGGGTGCTTGGCCTGCACACAGACAGCAAGGGAATCCTCTGGATGCTGGATTCGGCCAAATCGGTCGACAAGGCATCAGGGCGTCCCGCTGGCCTGGTTCCCAAGTTGGTGGGGTGGAACACCCGGCGCAACAAATTAGAGCGCGTCATACGAATCACCGATGAGGCGACGGTCACAGAGTCACAGCACAACGACTTCGTCGTGGACGCAAAGCACAACGTGATTGTTGTGGCGGACGAGGCGATCGGCGAGGATTCCAAAGGTACGGGCGACAAGGCGGCGCTGGTGGTCGTCGATCTTGCGACCGGCAAGAGTCGACGTCTTTTGCAAGGGCACCCGAGCGTTCAGCCCGTCAAGGACCCCATCCGGTGGGACCAAGGCACGTCGACCGCCGGGACCTTCGCGCTTCATGTCGGCGTGGACGGCATCGCACTGGATCACCGCAGCGAATGGCTCTATTTCGCACCGCTTTCCGGCTACAAGATGTACCGCATTCGCATGAGCGATTTGCTCAATCGCAAGCTCGATGCAACCCAGCTGGGCGCCAAGGTCCAGACCTATGCCGACAAGCCTTTCAACGGCGGCCTGTCGATTGACCGAGACAACAATCTGTACCTCACCGAGGTCGGCGAACGCGCCATTGGCATCATTCCGCCGGACACCCGAAAGTACCGTCGCCTTGTCGCTGATCCTGACATGGTGTGGCCCGATGGCGTGACCTACAACAGTGACGGCCACATGTACACCGGCGCAGCACAACTGACATTGACGAGCGCCTTGCAAGCCGATGGCATTGCGAAGAACAAGGCACCCTATCGGGTCTACCGCTTCAAGCCACTCGCCGCCGGCCAGCCGGGTTTCTGAGATGGTGCGATACCTTCTCGCCTGCCTGGCTGTCTGTGGGGGCGTCGGAGCCCACGCGGCTTGCCTTGACGATGCGGCCGTTGCTGACTTCGTCGAAAAGTACACCACCCGAACCCCCGTCGCCGCACCCGAGGGTCTCAGCGATGTCGATGCCGCGTGCACCCGCGCGAAGCTCCATGCGCTTCTCGTTCCGCGGCTTGGCCCGGCGATCGGCTACAAGGCCGGGCTGACCAACGCCGCAGTGCAAAAGCGCTTCAACACCGACAAGCCGGTGTGGGGACGACTCTATGAGGGCATGGTGCTGGCCAATGGGGCGGTCGTGGGTGCCACGTTCGGCGCGCGGCCGCTGTTCGAAGCCGACATGCTGGTGCGCGTACGCAGCGATGCCATCAACGTCGCACAGACTCCGCAGGAAGTTCTCGATGCGATCGATCAGGTGATCCCGTTCATCGAATTGCCCGATCTCATGGTGCAGGCACCGCAACGGCTGGATGGCGCGGGACTCGCTGCAATCAACGTCGCCGCCCGGCTTGGCGTGGCGGGTCAGCCGATTGGCATACCGGCCATGCGCGCCGATCGCTATGCGATGCTGGACGCGCTGCGCGACATGAAGATCCGGGTGACCGATGACAAAGGCACGGCACTCGCGGAGGGCCGCGGCAGCGACCTGCTCGGCCATCCGCTCCAGGCGGTCGTCTGGCTTGCAGGAGCGCTCGCAACCGAGGGATTGAAACTGAAGCCGGGCGATCTCATCAGTCTCGGTTCTTTTTCACCTCTGCTGCCGCCCCGATCGGGATCCGGCATTACCGCGACCTATGAAGGATTGCCAGGCAAGGTCTCTGTCAACGTGAACTTCAAATAGCACGTCCATTCAACCAGGCGACTGCAGTATTGGCACCTGCGCCAGACGAGCGGCAATGAAATCGACAAAGCTCCTCACCCGCTGGGGAATGAAGCGGTTACTGGGAAACACTGCGTTCAACGGATAGCGTTCACCACGCCACTGCGGCAGCAGGCGCACCAGTTGCCCCGATGCCAAAGCGTGCAACAGATCCAACTCCGACTTGTAGAGGATGCCCTCGCCCGCCAGCGCCCACTGGTGGGCAATGGATGCGTCATCGACCTCGCGATCGCCTGCTACTTGCACGCCAACCCATTCGCCATCTCGCTCGAAACGCCAGTCGACATATCGCGCGCTGCGCAGTTCAAAGATCAAGCAGTTGTGGCGATGCAAGTCCTCGGGTGTTTGAGGCGTGCCAAAACGTTCGAGATAACGTGGGGACGCGCACAACACGCGGCGCGTCATGGCAAGGCCTCGCACGACGGCGTTGGGGTCGGTAGTCGTGCCGTAGCGCAGGGCGACATCGACAGGGTCGCGCAGCACATCGTGCACCCTGTCACTGACCGACAACCCCAGACGCAAAGCTGGATTGGCAGCAAGAAACTCGTCGAACCAAGGCAGCAACACGCTGCGAGCCAGATCCGACGGCGCCGCGACGCGCACCATCCCCGACAACGTGGAGCTTTCCGACAGCACCTGCGCCTCACCTTCGTCGATCAGCGCCAACGCGCGGCTGGCGTAGCCCAACAGGTTCTGGCCTTGGCTCGTCAGCCGAATGGAGCGCGTGGATCGCTCGAAGAGCCGTGCCCCCAACTGGCCTTCGAGTCGCTTGAGCATGCTGCTGGCAGTTGCGGGTGTGACTTTCAGCACCTGGGCTGCAGCGGTGAGAGAGCCGGTGCGCGCGGTCTCGACCAGGAGACGCAGATCTTCGATGTTCTGAATTTTCATCGATCCATTCAACTTGGCGAGACTACGAACTGCTCTACAACAGCGCCGAATGTTATTCGTCCCAAGGGGGAAAGCAATCGCCTAACCGTCACGCCCGGGCTCTTCTAGCGCGCTCGTGGTCCTGCCACGCCAAGGACCTCATCATTCGTCGAGGGTGTCAGCAACCTTTTCCAGCGTCTCCCCGGTCGCGCGCCACCATGTCAGCGCCCTCGCACAGCCGGAGGCAGCAACACGCTCTTGCCGAGCATGCCTCCGCTGTCGAGCAGTTCGTGCACGCGGCGCGCGTCTTCAAGCGCAAAGAGTGCCGCCTTCGGCGCACGAACGCGGCCCGCGGCCATCAGGGCAATGGCCGACTCCATCAGCCCCCGCCGTTGAGCGGCATCGGCGTCGATGGCGTGAATCGAAAAAGTGCGCACCGCCAGGCTCTTGCCCAGCAACTTGCGCAGTTCCTCGAACACGTCACCCGCCGGCGGGCCGGTGACGATGTTGTAGGAGACTGCCATTCCGAACGGCGCCAGGGCACGCAGGCAGGCAATGAAGTGCGCGCCTCCGAGATGGTCGAAGGCCAGGTCGACGCCGCGCCCGCCGGTGAGCTGCATGACCTTCTCGGTCAGTCCCTGGGGGTCGCTCTCGATGACTTCGTGCGCACCATTGGCCAGCGCGAAGTCCTTCTTCTCCGGCGTCGAGGCCGTCCCGATCACATGCAGGCCGCGATCGCGCGCCACCTGCACCAGTGCCGTGGCCACGCCACCCGCCGCACCGGGAATCAGGACGGAAGCCGCAGGCGAGTTGCCGTTGCTCGACAGCATGGCCAGTGCGAGCTGGAAGTTTCCAAGACTGACGGCATCCTCGAAGCGGATCGCATCGGGAAGAACGAATGGCGCGGCCTCGGGCACGCAGATGGCTTCGGCGTAGCAGCCGCCGCGCTGCTTCAGTTCCCGCGCGCTCACGAACACGCGCTGGCCGACCCGCAAGGCCGTAACGCCGGGTCCGACTGCATCGACGACGCCGGCCATCTCGTTGCCGGGAATCGCCGGCATGGGCGGCATCCACTTGTAGGTGCCGTTGCGGATCAGCACGTCGGGGCCACCGGCACCGATGGCCATCGCCTTGACGCGCACTTCGCCCGCCTGCGGCTGCGGCAGGGGCAGCTCCACCAGTTGCAGAACATCCGGGCCGCCGGGGGCCTCGAGTTGAATCGCCTTCATGGTTGGCATCACCGTTGCCCGTCGTGCACGACCACCTGCTCCTTGGTGAGCCCGCCCAGGCGTGCGTGCACCCGCCCTCCCGTGCCCATCACCAGTGCGAACAGGATCTCGTTCGGACGCGGCGCATCCTGGATGCCCACCTCCATCGAGTTGTAGTGGCTGCGCACGTACGCGGCATGGATGTAGTGCAGCGGCACCATGAGCCGGTAGCCGGTGGCGGCCACCGCCTTGGCCGAGGGAACGATCGCCTTCGGCTCGCCCAGGATGCTGCGCATGGCCCATCCCCCGGCTTCGTGCCAGACCGCGCCGTGCTCCAGCTCTCCGTTCACGCCGACGATCGCGGCCTTGCTGTAGACCTCGATCTTGTCCCGCCCGAGCACCTCGACCAGTTCGGTGGCAAGCAGCGTGCCGAGCGAGCGCAGCTCGGCCATGAAGGGCATCAGGTCCGGCTCGTACCGTCCCGCGTAGGGGTTGTGAATGACCGCGCAGGCGGCCGCCAGCCTGAGCGGCGTCGCGGCCGGTGGGCCGCCTTCGTGGTAGATCGTTTCAATGGAAAGGCTGCGCTTGCGGATCTCGATCAGTGACATGGAATTGACCTCATTGCTT
This is a stretch of genomic DNA from Variovorax paradoxus. It encodes these proteins:
- a CDS encoding LysR family transcriptional regulator yields the protein MKIQNIEDLRLLVETARTGSLTAAAQVLKVTPATASSMLKRLEGQLGARLFERSTRSIRLTSQGQNLLGYASRALALIDEGEAQVLSESSTLSGMVRVAAPSDLARSVLLPWFDEFLAANPALRLGLSVSDRVHDVLRDPVDVALRYGTTTDPNAVVRGLAMTRRVLCASPRYLERFGTPQTPEDLHRHNCLIFELRSARYVDWRFERDGEWVGVQVAGDREVDDASIAHQWALAGEGILYKSELDLLHALASGQLVRLLPQWRGERYPLNAVFPSNRFIPQRVRSFVDFIAARLAQVPILQSPG
- a CDS encoding zinc-dependent alcohol dehydrogenase family protein translates to MPTMKAIQLEAPGGPDVLQLVELPLPQPQAGEVRVKAMAIGAGGPDVLIRNGTYKWMPPMPAIPGNEMAGVVDAVGPGVTALRVGQRVFVSARELKQRGGCYAEAICVPEAAPFVLPDAIRFEDAVSLGNFQLALAMLSSNGNSPAASVLIPGAAGGVATALVQVARDRGLHVIGTASTPEKKDFALANGAHEVIESDPQGLTEKVMQLTGGRGVDLAFDHLGGAHFIACLRALAPFGMAVSYNIVTGPPAGDVFEELRKLLGKSLAVRTFSIHAIDADAAQRRGLMESAIALMAAGRVRAPKAALFALEDARRVHELLDSGGMLGKSVLLPPAVRGR
- a CDS encoding amino acid synthesis family protein, translated to MSLIEIRKRSLSIETIYHEGGPPAATPLRLAAACAVIHNPYAGRYEPDLMPFMAELRSLGTLLATELVEVLGRDKIEVYSKAAIVGVNGELEHGAVWHEAGGWAMRSILGEPKAIVPSAKAVAATGYRLMVPLHYIHAAYVRSHYNSMEVGIQDAPRPNEILFALVMGTGGRVHARLGGLTKEQVVVHDGQR